From the genome of Dehalococcoidales bacterium:
TTTTGTCATCCTGCCAATCAGCAGCGGTTGAGGAGAAGAAAACAACAGAAACAGTTACGGGGCAGGTCACAGAGAAAGGAACCCCCACAGTAGAAGAGAAAGAGGAAACTACGGCCGTTGTTGAGGAAAAGGGACCGGAGATGGTCCTGGACTCTATGGGTCACCTGAAGGAGAAACCTCAATACGGTGGCACCATCACCTTCATCTCAGCCAGCGGTTCACCGACACAGCTCCTCGACCCGGTAAATACGACCCGTTCCGCGGTCAGCCAGGTTAACACCTATTCGCAACTGGGCACCGCCGACTGGTCAAGGGGACCACAGGGTACCGGTGAAAACCCGTTCACGTCCACGTATGTTGCCGACCCATTTATCATGGGTGATTTGGCCGAGAGCTGGGAGATTGTCGACCTGGCAACCATGAACATCAAGCTCCGTGAGAACGTCTACTGGCAGAACCGCCCGCCGATGAACGGACGGCAGTTCGTCGCCAGTGACGTTGAGTATTCATATGAACGAGCACGGACTGACCCGCGCAGCACGGCCTACCTGGCACCGGACTATGTGCGGGACCCGACAATTCCGCCTTTCTACACCGAGCACGACAAATTCAACTTCACGCTCGTGTACGAAGTACCAAGCACGCGCATGTTTCACGGTATCATGGGCTGGATGACCATGCAGCCGCGCGAAGTGGTTGAGCTAGTTGGCAACTGTGAGGACCCGAACTTCCAGGTCGGCACCGGCCCATGGATGCTGGATGATGCCGTTACCGACAGCTCGCTGACCTGGAGCAGGAACCCCAACTACCACCACTTCGACCCCTTCTTCCCCGAGAACAGGCTGCCCTATGCCGACAAGCTCCAGATGATTGTGATACCCGACACAGCCACCCAGCTGGCAGCACTGCGTACCTACAAGACCGACTGGCAGTCCGTCCCCTCCGACAAGGTGATAGGCATGCAGAAATCAAACCCCGAACTGAACATGGTAATGCTGCTGCCGGAAAACAGCGCTACGATATTCACACGCACCGACATCTTGCCCTTCAGCGACAAGCGGGTACGGCAGGCAGTCTCCATGGCGATAGACCAGCCGGCCATCCTGGAGGACTACTACGAGGGTCGGGCCTACCTGCTCACCTGGCCGGTAATGCCCTCCTTCGCCGACCACTACACGCCACTGGAGGAGCTGCCGGCAAATAGCCAGTTGCTCTACGGATATAATCCGGAAGAAGCCAAAGCATTGCTGGCCGAAGCAGGTTACCCGAACGGCTTCGCCACCGACTGCCAGGTCTCGGCTGCCTGGCCGATCGGCATCGAGTTGATGTCCCTGATCCAGAGCTGGCTCGCCGATGTCGGCATCGACATGACGATAGACGTGGTGGAATCCACCACCTTCGGCAACCAGCTGTGGGTGAGGTCCTTCCCCGGAATGAGTTTCATTACCTGGGGCAACAACGGCATCGATGATGCCTTCGGATGGGCTAACGGCGGATGGGTTGGTCTAGATGGGACACGCTCCGTCTACGCTTTCGGTAACGTCATCGACGACGTCGCCCAGGCAAGATACGAGGAGCTCATAGTGACCGTAGACCAGGCAGAGCAGTCCAGGATTCGCAAGGAACAATGCCTCCATGAAATAGACGAATGCTGGGAGATTCCGATACCGACAGCCGCCATCTACCGGTTCTGGGTACCATGGATGAAGGGCTACGTCGGTGAGAGGAGTGTCGGCCCTGAGGACGTCAACGACACCGGTGTACTCCGGTATGTCTGGATAGACCAGGACCTCAAGTTCGAGATGACCGGCCAGAAGGACTAGTACCGGACAGGACACTGTTTCACAAGCCATGACAAACTGACTGGGGGTATGATAACATACCCCCAGTCTTCATTTTACGTGGTCAGCAGTGAATGACTGACCACCTGTAAAGGAGGTAGACATGGGATTGCTCGAGATAGAAACCAACCTTACCGACGAACAGAAAGCCCTTCGTACCGAGGCCAGGAGATTCTTCATGAATGTCCTCCGACCGGCCGCCGTTGAGCTGGACAAACTCGCCGACCCTGCAGACGTCATTGCCGGGGACTCCATCTTCTGGGATGTCCTCCGCCAGGCCAAGGAACTCGGGTATCACAAGAGGAGCTACCCCGAGGCGGTCGGCGGACTGGGCCATAGTGATGCGCTGGCCGGAGCCATGATTGCCGAGGAAATGGGATACGCCGCCGCCGACCTGGCCATCGCCATAGGCGCGGGTGGTTTCCCGTACAATTTCGCCATGTTCTCTCCATACCCGGAGATACAGGACATAACACGCCAGTACTGTGCCGATACCGATGGCAAGATGATTGGCTGCTGGGCAATCACCGAACCGGACCACGGCTCGGACTGGCTGCTCATTGGCGAGCAGTCCAGGAACCCGAAGTTAGCGCCCCAGTTACGTGCCATCCCCGATGGTGACGGGTACGTACTCAACGGGCAGAAGGCCGCCTGGGTCAGTAACGGCACCATCGCCACTCACGCCGCCCTCTTCTTCAACATCGACCCCGCGCTGGGTATGGAAGGTAACGGGATAGCCGTAATCCCCCTGGACCTGCCCGGTATCACACGTGGCGTACCACTGGACAAGCTGGGACAGCGGGCACTCAACCAGGGGGAAATCTTCTTCGATAATGTACGCATAGCCAAGGAAAACGTTATCTGCTCTGACCCGATGACCTATACAATGCTATCGGAGCAAACCCTGGCCGCGGCCAACGCCGGCATGGGAAACACCTTCGTCGGTTGTGCTCAGGCCGCCCTCGATGAAGCACTACAGTACGCCCGGCAGAGGGTACAGGGTGGCAAGGTCATCTTTGAGCACCAGAGCGTCAAGGCCCGGCTCTTTGAGATGTTCACCCTGGTGGAAGCAGCCCGCTCGCTTTCCCGCCGGGTATCGGTCTACAACAGCCAGGCTCAGCCGGCGGCCGTTCACTACTCCATCGCCTCCAAAATATTCGCCACCGAGACCGCCTTCAAGGTTGCCAGCATGGCCATCCAGATATTCGGCGGAATCGGTCTCTCCAAGGAGTCGGTAATCGAGAAGATATTCCGCGACGCCCGGGCCGCCATGGTTGAGGACGGCGTCAACGAGACCCTGGCCCTGGGCGGTGCCGAGAAGCTGCGCGATTAGGCACAAATAATATATCATTGTTAGTAAAACCATACCGGACGCTGGAATCGGCGTCCGGTATTACTCTTGCTGCCAAACGATGTTCACAGGAATGCAACTATATGAGCACTATCAGAGTTGCCTTGCTACAGATGACTCCCTGCGCCGACGACCAGGCTGCCAACCAGTCAAAGGGAGACCTGTTCAGCAGGCGCGCCCGTGAGATGGGAGCGGACATCGCTCTCTTCCCGGAGATGTGGAATATTGGTTATACATGGCCTGATGCTAATCGGCAAGAAGAACGATTACGCTGGCAGGCAAAAGCTATTAGTCGTGACCACCCATTCGTACTACACTTTCGGGAGCTAGCCCGAGAGCTTCAGATGTCCATTGCTCTCACCTACCTTGAGCAGTGGCCGGGTGCTCCCAGAAACTCGGTTTCCATTATTGACAGGCACGGGGATATTGTCATGACCTATGCCAAGGTACACACCTGTGACTTCGACAGGGAAGCTACCTGCACTCCCGGAGAAGGCTTTTACGTTTGCACACTGGACACAAAGAATGGAGTGGTACAGGTCGGATCGATGATATGCTACGACCGGGAATTCCCGGAGAGCGCCCGAATACTGATGCTGAAAGGTGCTGAAATCATACTAACACCTAACGCCTGCACTCTGGACGACACACGTATCGACCAATTCAAGACACGCGCCTTTGAAAACATGGTCGGTGTTGCCATGACCAATTACGCTGTACCGCAACAGAACGGTCATTCCGTGGCATTCAACGCCGTGTTCTACGATAAAGACGGTGAACCAGTTAACCCACTTATTATAGAAGCCGGTGAAGAGGAAGGCGTCTATCTTGCCGATTTCAACCTGGCAGAAATACGCTCCTATCGAGAGTGTGAGACATGGGGAAACGCCTTTAGAAAACCCCGCTTATATGAACTCCTGATTTCACCGGAGGTCACGTATCCCTTCATCCACCGCAGTTCAAGACGGTAGCCCCCGTTGAGATTAACATTGACAGCGAAACGGTGACGGGCTAACATGACCTTTGTGCGAACCATAAACCTTCCGGTTAACAACATGGCTGCACGTCACGGACACAGGGCAGTGGTAACCTTGCCTAATACATACAGGGGGGATAGCCGGATATGACAGACCGTGAGATAGCCCTTCGCTACGGATGTAATCCACACCAGGTACCCGCCAGGATGTA
Proteins encoded in this window:
- a CDS encoding acyl-CoA dehydrogenase family protein → MLEIETNLTDEQKALRTEARRFFMNVLRPAAVELDKLADPADVIAGDSIFWDVLRQAKELGYHKRSYPEAVGGLGHSDALAGAMIAEEMGYAAADLAIAIGAGGFPYNFAMFSPYPEIQDITRQYCADTDGKMIGCWAITEPDHGSDWLLIGEQSRNPKLAPQLRAIPDGDGYVLNGQKAAWVSNGTIATHAALFFNIDPALGMEGNGIAVIPLDLPGITRGVPLDKLGQRALNQGEIFFDNVRIAKENVICSDPMTYTMLSEQTLAAANAGMGNTFVGCAQAALDEALQYARQRVQGGKVIFEHQSVKARLFEMFTLVEAARSLSRRVSVYNSQAQPAAVHYSIASKIFATETAFKVASMAIQIFGGIGLSKESVIEKIFRDARAAMVEDGVNETLALGGAEKLRD
- a CDS encoding carbon-nitrogen hydrolase family protein, whose amino-acid sequence is MSTIRVALLQMTPCADDQAANQSKGDLFSRRAREMGADIALFPEMWNIGYTWPDANRQEERLRWQAKAISRDHPFVLHFRELARELQMSIALTYLEQWPGAPRNSVSIIDRHGDIVMTYAKVHTCDFDREATCTPGEGFYVCTLDTKNGVVQVGSMICYDREFPESARILMLKGAEIILTPNACTLDDTRIDQFKTRAFENMVGVAMTNYAVPQQNGHSVAFNAVFYDKDGEPVNPLIIEAGEEEGVYLADFNLAEIRSYRECETWGNAFRKPRLYELLISPEVTYPFIHRSSRR
- a CDS encoding ABC transporter substrate-binding protein, whose amino-acid sequence is MKRKAIWFLLSSLMVAALVLSSCQSAAVEEKKTTETVTGQVTEKGTPTVEEKEETTAVVEEKGPEMVLDSMGHLKEKPQYGGTITFISASGSPTQLLDPVNTTRSAVSQVNTYSQLGTADWSRGPQGTGENPFTSTYVADPFIMGDLAESWEIVDLATMNIKLRENVYWQNRPPMNGRQFVASDVEYSYERARTDPRSTAYLAPDYVRDPTIPPFYTEHDKFNFTLVYEVPSTRMFHGIMGWMTMQPREVVELVGNCEDPNFQVGTGPWMLDDAVTDSSLTWSRNPNYHHFDPFFPENRLPYADKLQMIVIPDTATQLAALRTYKTDWQSVPSDKVIGMQKSNPELNMVMLLPENSATIFTRTDILPFSDKRVRQAVSMAIDQPAILEDYYEGRAYLLTWPVMPSFADHYTPLEELPANSQLLYGYNPEEAKALLAEAGYPNGFATDCQVSAAWPIGIELMSLIQSWLADVGIDMTIDVVESTTFGNQLWVRSFPGMSFITWGNNGIDDAFGWANGGWVGLDGTRSVYAFGNVIDDVAQARYEELIVTVDQAEQSRIRKEQCLHEIDECWEIPIPTAAIYRFWVPWMKGYVGERSVGPEDVNDTGVLRYVWIDQDLKFEMTGQKD